In Corylus avellana chromosome ca8, CavTom2PMs-1.0, the genomic stretch AATCAGAGACTTGGTTTCCGAAGGACAATATCACCGGACACTAGAGATATACAAAGAAGAGGTCCATCTCTCAGGTCTCCATGCAACCCCCTCCTTTCTTCCGTCGGTCATCAAGGCATGCTCTCATGCTCAGTCCCTAGATTTTGGCCTTCAGCTTCACTGCATAATCCTCAAGACTGGCTCTGATTCGGAGGCAGTTATATCCAATTCTCTCATTTCTATGTATGCTAAATTTTCGATTGTAGAAGCAGCACGTCAAGTGTTCGATACAGTGCCTAATAGAGACACAATCACATGGAATTCCCTCATAAATTGCTATTTACAAAATGGGTGTTGCTTCCAAGCTTTAGAAACGTTTAAGAAAATGTATTTATGTGGTTTTGTACTGAACCTGGAGTTGATTGCCAGCATAATATCAACTTGTGCGCGGACAGGAGAGTTCAGTCTAGGGAGACAGATTCATGCCCTTGTTATTGTTCATGGAATGATCAAGGAGTCAGTGTTTTTATCAACTGCTCTGCTTGATTTGTACATGAAGTGTCACCGCTCATTCCTGGCTTTACGTGTTTTCGAAGCAATGGAGGTGAAAAATGCGATTTCATGGACCGCCATGATATTTGGCTGCACTGCTAATCAAGATTACGATATGGCAATCGATTGCTTTCGAACATTGCAGGTTGAGGGGATCAAACCCAATCGAGTAACGTTACTCGCGGTCTTACCAGCTTTTGCAGAGTTAGGCTATCTTGAGCGTGGGAAAGAGGTTCATGGGTATGCTTTTCGTCGTGGGTTTGTCTCAGATCATCATTTTTCAGCAGCTATGATACACATGTATTGCAAATGCCGAGAAACTCTGCGTTCTGCGGAGTTAATCTTTGAGAAGTCTATTTTTAgagatgttgtgatgtggagtTCAATTATTGGGGGCTATGCTCGAAGTGGGAATAGTGCCAAAGCGATGAAGCTTTATAGCCAAATGCAAACTGAGGGAATTGAGCCAAACTCTGTAACTCTGTTGGCCATACTTTCTGCCTACACTACTTTATCTTCACTAAACCATGGCTGCGGAGTCCATGGATATATTTTGAAACGTGGCTTGAATTTTGAAGTTTTCATTGGCAATGCACTAATAAATATGTATGCAAAGTGTGGCTGTCTCATGGCTTCACATCAAATATTCGAAGAAATGCCCATCAGAGACTACACTTCATGGAGCACATTAATCAGTGGTTATGGTATTCATGGTTATGGTAAAAAAGCTTTGCAACTCTTTCATGAGATGCAAGACACAGGAGTGGAGCCAGATTCGATCACTTTCCTTGCTGTTTTATCGGCTTGCAATCATAGCGGCCTAGTCGAAGAGGGACGAGAGATCTTTGATCATGTAATGAAAGATGATAAAACACCCTTAACTATAGAGCATTGTGCGTGCCTTGTCGATCTCCTGGGAAGATCAGGGAAGGTCGAGGATGCTTGTGAGGTTGTAAGAAGTATGCCCATGAAACCAAGTACAAAAATTTGGAGCTCTTTGGTATCTGCTTGTAAGGTTCATGGAAGATTGGAGATGGCAGAAAGGTTAGCCCATTGGCTTATCAAATCAGAACCTGATAACACTGCCAATCATACTATGTTGAGCATGGTTTATGCTGAGGCTGGTAATTGGGTTGGGGTGGAAGAGGTGAGGAGACTCACAAGGGTACATGGCTTGAAGAAATGTTATGGATTCAGCCGAATTGAGCTGGAGAACAAGAGCTTGTACTAAGAGCGTCTATAAAATAAATGCACGATTGTATTGTAAATTATGGATTTGAGTTGAATGAGACTAATTTGGTTAAACTGTTAGTTaggtaaaaagaaagaaaaaaagaaaaagaaaaagtgaagtAACATCAAATGGACTTGCGGGAAAAACCGTAATTAGGAAAATACTGTCGTTCGATGGAAAAGAAAACATCACATCTGTAATGGGTTTTTCTTATAATTGGAGTTTAAGGTAATGAATTAGAGAATTGAGAACCTCCACggtgacttatatatatatccagagTGTGAGCATTCGCGTCCGGTTAgttaaatgttattttagcTAATCATGATGTTAAAATAAGAGTAAAAGTAGCTACATCTGGCTTAGAAATTTGGAATAAACGTTAAAAGTAGCTTGTGTTgtttcaatctctctctctctctcaagtctGATTGGATCTACTTTTTATATTCCTTGTGTATATAAGTTGAGCTCTTCTATACTTTCTAATGAGATTGATTTacttgtaaaaagaaaagaaaaagaaaatctataaCTTTTGCTTGGTCTGCCTTACTTGCATGGCTTGATGCTTTTGGTACTAGTGAGCTAGCTTGACATTACTAATCTATACTCGGTAGAATTGAACGGCAAGGTAACCCATTGAGTTCGGACTGTAAATTTAAAACCAAAAGTTGTCTGTTATTATCTTCTAAACAAAACTTAAGATAGGGTAGAGCTGGCGCAGTTGATATGTGATATCTACCAAATTATAGATGCAAATGATACAGTTCATAAATCTTACTGCTCAATATGTCTCATAGCATTTAAtcagaatgtttttttttaacatcttgaaatttttgctGTTTGCTGTTGTTTTAAGTTGCAACCGAATGCAAGCTAGGAGCTTTAATGGCTGTAATTTACTCTGAGGTAGTGCTTTTGTCGCTAACTAATGCAATTGCAGGAAAATGTAATTGATGATGAAAATAAGCCTAACATGGCTCCACTCTACCGCTTCAGTCATATGAGATTGAGTTGAAGCCCTTTGTTATGTGTACTTCTGATATTTAACATTCTTCGCAGGTGATATTTCACTAGGGACACCTGAAAGCTGAGAAGACTGAGTTGTACACAACAGCAGGTTCCAAGAATTGGTTAGCAGCATCTGCACCAAGCTTGATGGAAAATCaagatttttgtattttgtgaaTTTGTTTGTATCCAGGTGTTTGAACTGTATTAGGGTGGAGCATGATTAAGAGGAAGACTTATTGCCCCAACTGTGTACCGAGTTGTCTTGGATAAGTTCTATAAATAATGCATTGCTGTTCATTAATAGGATTTCCTTAACACCCTGTGGATATTGTTTCATTCACCAGAAATTTAAGCTTTGCATTCTAAAGAGTTATGGTCCTTTTCCTTTCATAAGATGGAAAAACTCAATCATTTGCCAAATGACCTTTGGACTAAATGGCACCATAAAAAATGTGATGGTGAGGGAAAGTATGGATTTCATTTCATGCATTGCGTAAGGAAGGAGCGAGTTCAacatgaaaatataaatatgattTATTATTGGTTTTGGAGACCTGCCCTGTTTTCACTTACTCCGTCGGGTCGTCAGAGTTTATAATTGTTTAGTGAGTAATGTTTCTTCTGTTTTAGAGTAGGATTAGGGCTTGGAAAGATTTAGGTTTTGTTGTATAtctattttcttcttgattATGTCTGACCCACTTACTCGGGAGAGCCAGATGGTCTAAATTATTGCAATTAATTGCTCGAGTTGTACGTAATTTAAAAAGTCGAAATCTGCCTTATTCCGAACAATTTAGAGTGCCAAGGCCTAACTACAAAAGCAAATTAGTCTCGTAGGCTCGTAGCCCTCTATGCTGGCTCAGGGCACACTCTTTTTAGATTGTAATGTTATAAGTAGGATTAatgttattttaaatataatatgatatttaaaattatcattaaatttaagataattattattaaattttaatttattagtgattttaaatgctACATCATATTTGGGAGGACTCTAAAAAAAACTCTATTACTACTTATATCTTTACTCCTCGGAATATGTCCGCCACTGTCACTGTACATCTGTACGCAATTAAGGGCAGACACGTAATTTACAAAGCCTGGGCAACAGTTATCTACTAGTTCAACCCAAAACCGTTATCCTCTTGGTCGTACAGCTCCAGCTCTTTGGTTTCGGTCCAAAGAGAATAAGGAGGCCCTCTTTTCTCAGGTACTCTTCCCTACGCAGTAGCAACCAAGAAAACTTGAGGTGGGGTTTGGGTGTTTATGCATTTACTCAGTTGGTACGTGATTTTTGCACTCTTTGATGCTTTACTTTCTTCGGTTTATCTGGTGATGCATTTCTTGAATTACATAGAGAATCTTTCGTCAATTTTTGGTTGAACTATGAACCACATATTAGACCTTAAACAAACCAAAGAAAGATGTTGTCTTTGAGTGTGTGGGTAGCGAATGAGGGTTTTAGTTGTCTCACGAGCACAACTTGGActgcttttttgcttttttgagaAGCTGAAAAATGTGGGGTTACATTCATGTTCTTAATGAGCACTTCAATGGTCTTATGCCACAACTTCATCTTTATTAACCGGAAACTGCATCGAGGATCGTGTTCTTTCCGCGATTCATCCAATTCTGTGGCTCAATTGGGTTGGAAGCGCAGGTGGGTTAGTGGGCTTATTCCGAATGCTAAGAAGAATAGCCGCCATTCGAGGAAAAGGAGTTGGTGGAAGAAGTTCTTTTTCGAGGAAGAAGGGAATTGGCTTGGTTTGAAGGATGATGACATGCTTGAGGACCAATCGGAGGGCTCAAGTGATGAACAGTTGTCTGAAGGAGACAAGTTTGAGGCGTGGAAGAGGAGGGCCGAGGCAATCATAGAGTTGAGAGAAGCACAAGAGGATATGATGAATGAGGAGAGTCGGAGATGGGAGGATTGGCTTGTGGATGGGACAAACAATGCTAATGGTCCTTCCTGGAGTCAAGATTGGGACAATGGAGTAGGGGAGTCGAGGGAAGATGTGCGGGCAGATCCCACTGAGATGGTTCCTGAGAGGGGTTTGGCTGAGTCTGTGAGGGATTTGGTCCTTGGTCGGGAAGATGATGATATGCTCTATGAAGACAGAGTATTTCGGTATGCCTCACTGAATTCGGTAAGAAAATATATGCAACTTCTTTAGCTTTCTATTTGTGAGTGTGATATCAATATAATATGTTCGTATGAAGTGCTAATCTATATGAATATgcttgttgggagataaagcggttatggagtttttacctaatatatatagatgaacatcactctagcccaaaagcctaagctaatgggctatgGTCAATttatgtatattaactactctttttctttatactttctcaatgtgggactcaaGACTTataagtgcactcacaacataTGCATCACGTTAATATTTATGGGTTTCTAATGCTATTCAAGTTGATGCATCCTCACAAATAATGATCACATGTGAAATAGTTGAGATTGCAAATTGGCAACATCTCACTAAGGCAACACAATACTGGTATTTGTGCCTGACCATCTAGAGCACTTGAGTGGTCTTTTTAGATTTTGACACTGAaatttaccttttgttttttctcttgaggaCCCTGGTCAAAGTGCTTGATTTCTTTAATAACACCTTTAAGTAAGAGGAATTCATAAAGTTTCTTTCTAGAGATAAATTCATTTGCTGCTCAATTTGAGTGTTTGGTTGACTTGAGATCCCCTGTATAGGGATTTCAGATGTCTGCAGACTGCTGGGTATCTAATGCTTTGGATGTTCAGTAATGGGTATAAAATCCTTGGGACAGGCACACTATCAATTTTGAATGGAGCGGAACATTTTTAAGACCTACCTATTCAATACTCTTGGTTTTCAGGTGTTGGAATATTTGGATAGGAATGCTGGTCCTTCAAGACTGCTGCTGCTGTAGTCTGATCGTGGAACCATCTCTGCTCCAAAGCTTTAATAAGCAATTTGGTGTGGTGGATTTGTGGGTGTCTGTGGGAAAGAGagtttaataattaaaataattgaattcTGACAATTATATGGCATTACATTTCTCTCTTCATTACAACATGCAGTATTACGAGTcataatttgaatttaattttttacttaaagaaaaaagaatgatttcaattattttactcCGTCTGCCTGCCTATAATCGTTCTTTTAGAAATTTGGATAATGTTCTGATTTCTATTGTTAAACCTAACTTGATGTCCTAAGCTATATCCTTCCTTGTTTCAGGCTAAATTTTTGGCTGTATTGATAATTATACCCTGGGCCTTGGATTTTGTGGTACATGACTATGTTCTCATGCCTTTTTTGGACAGGTAAGTTTTGAGACAGTATGATTTTAGCTTGCATATTACctaatattttcaaacaaaaatatgataaaGAAATATTCTTTTGCCTattttttcaagattaaatattCTTCTTTGCTTGAATACATACACTCTCCCAAACTTGATGACTGTCTCTTAATCATTGTATGTATCCTTTTGAACTTCCCCCTGAGCATTTTCTGAACTTTAAAgggaaaacaaccaaaaatctGGAATAATTCTAAATGAATATTAACTTTCTTTCCAATCatctttgtatacttcctgtatgcCTAGGGGCGCCTACgctttttgtaaaatttctGTTATTAgctatcaaataaaaaaactttctttccaAATACTTgtgcatttctttctttccatgcTCTGTATGGAGTAGCAGAAGGAACTACATTCTATAGGACATTCCTTCCATAGCTAAAAAGCCACTAAATGTTGACGCAATGTGAAATTGCCATTGATgcagtaaaaaaaaagaaaaaaaaaaaagtattatatatatataaaatccaaGAACACTCCAAAGTACTAAGAATAActtagattaaatgattagaaCAAGAAGAACATGTTTGATTAGATGGACATCTCACATTTTTCAGCTCACAAACATAACAAGGATATTGATTACTTAGTCACTCTGTATTAATGAGCTGGTTCATGCATCTATTGGTGTTGTAGTCCAGACAAAGAATGCAACATTAGTGGGGACTTGAGCGTGTTAAATTATCATACTGAAGAGGAATTTTCAATTAATGGTTGCTTGTCTAAATGAAAACCGCTGAGAATATTGTTGGGATCCAGGCAACAAAGCACTGATTGTGGGAATTAGAAGCAACACTAGATGATTTAAAACATGAGATATCTCCTTGTCACTGAAATTCTTTGTGAAACATAACGATTGAGGACTAGGATCAGAGCCTTTTGGCTTATATGGGCAATTTGGGCCTGTCCGACAGTGACAGCATTAGTAACAGGCCCTTGCACACAGCATTAGTCTAGTC encodes the following:
- the LOC132190057 gene encoding pentatricopeptide repeat-containing protein At4g31070, mitochondrial isoform X1, whose amino-acid sequence is MTSNWPKVGSSLIHSSIKRFTSTASPSISIPAIHCKIRDLVSEGQYHRTLEIYKEEVHLSGLHATPSFLPSVIKACSHAQSLDFGLQLHCIILKTGSDSEAVISNSLISMYAKFSIVEAARQVFDTVPNRDTITWNSLINCYLQNGCCFQALETFKKMYLCGFVLNLELIASIISTCARTGEFSLGRQIHALVIVHGMIKESVFLSTALLDLYMKCHRSFLALRVFEAMEVKNAISWTAMIFGCTANQDYDMAIDCFRTLQVEGIKPNRVTLLAVLPAFAELGYLERGKEVHGYAFRRGFVSDHHFSAAMIHMYCKCRETLRSAELIFEKSIFRDVVMWSSIIGGYARSGNSAKAMKLYSQMQTEGIEPNSVTLLAILSAYTTLSSLNHGCGVHGYILKRGLNFEVFIGNALINMYAKCGCLMASHQIFEEMPIRDYTSWSTLISGYGIHGYGKKALQLFHEMQDTGVEPDSITFLAVLSACNHSGLVEEGREIFDHVMKDDKTPLTIEHCACLVDLLGRSGKVEDACEVVRSMPMKPSTKIWSSLVSACKVHGRLEMAERLAHWLIKSEPDNTANHTMLSMVYAEAGNWVGVEEVRRLTRVHGLKKCYGFSRIELENKSLY
- the LOC132190079 gene encoding chloroplast envelope membrane protein isoform X1, which encodes MFLMSTSMVLCHNFIFINRKLHRGSCSFRDSSNSVAQLGWKRRWVSGLIPNAKKNSRHSRKRSWWKKFFFEEEGNWLGLKDDDMLEDQSEGSSDEQLSEGDKFEAWKRRAEAIIELREAQEDMMNEESRRWEDWLVDGTNNANGPSWSQDWDNGVGESREDVRADPTEMVPERGLAESVRDLVLGREDDDMLYEDRVFRYASLNSAKFLAVLIIIPWALDFVVHDYVLMPFLDRYVKTVPLAAQMLDVRRSQKLEMVKELKFEKARFQLEVEIGKSPPLSDEEVWWELRHKALELRDEWRLENRRAFANIWSDVVFGISLFILLYFNQAKVALLKFTGYKIINNISDTGKAFLIILITDIFLGYHSESGWQTLLEIIVEHYGFEVDQSTITIFICLIPVIIDACVKLWLFKFLPRLSPKVANIFREMQRH
- the LOC132190057 gene encoding pentatricopeptide repeat-containing protein At4g31070, mitochondrial isoform X2, producing MTSNWPKVGSSLIHSSIKRFTSTASPSISIPAIHCKIRDLVSEGQYHRTLEIYKEEVHLSGLHATPSFLPSVIKACSHAQSLDFGLQLHCIILKTGSDSEAVISNSLISMYAKFSIVEAARQVFDTVPNRDTITWNSLINCYLQNGCCFQALETFKKMYLCGFVLNLELIASIISTCARTGEFSLGRQIHALVIVHGMIKESVFLSTALLDLYMKCHRSFLALRVFEAMEVKNAISWTAMIFGCTANQDYDMAIDCFRTLQVEGIKPNRVTLLAVLPAFAELGYLERGKEVHGYAFRRGFVSDHHFSAAMIHMYCKCRETLRSAELIFEKSIFRDVVMWSSIIGGYARSGNSAKAMKLYSQMQTEGIEPNSVTLLAILSAYTTLSSLNHGCGVHGYILKRGLNFEVFIGNALINMYAKCGCLMASHQIFEEMPIRDYTSWSTLISGYGIHGYGKKALQLFHEMQDTGVEPDSITFLAVLSACNHSGLVEEGREIFDHVMKDDKTPLTIEHCACLVDLLGRSGKVEDACEVVRSMPMKPSTKIWSSLVSACKVHGRLEMAERLAHWLIKSEPDNTANHTMLSMVYAEAGNWVGVEEVIFH
- the LOC132190079 gene encoding chloroplast envelope membrane protein isoform X2, which translates into the protein MFLMSTSMVLCHNFIFINRKLHRGSCSFRDSSNSVAQLGWKRRWVSGLIPNAKKNSRHSRKRSWWKKFFFEEEGNWLGLKDDDMLEDQSEGSSDEQLSEGDKFEAWKRRAEAIIELREAQEDMMNEESRRWEDWLVDGTNNANGPSWSQDWDNGVGESREDVRADPTEMVPERGLAESVRDLVLGREDDDMLYEDRVFRYASLNSAKFLAVLIIIPWALDFVVHDYVLMPFLDRYVKTVPLAAQMLDVRRSQKLEMVKELKFEKARFQLEVEIGKSPPLSDEEVWWELRHKALELRDEWRLENRRAFANIWSDVVFGISLFILLYFNQAKVALLKFTGYKIINNISDTGKAFLIILITDIFLGYHSESGWQTLLEIIVEHYGFELFKFLPRLSPKVANIFREMQRH